In the Colwellia sp. 20A7 genome, one interval contains:
- a CDS encoding MerR family transcriptional regulator: MNIKTKPNQTSYAIGELSKEFDITTRSIRFYEDQGLLMPSRKGQTRIYNQRDRVRLKLILRGKRLGFSLAETGKLFELYDADKSSAKQLSSMMELIANKKKSLEQQLADINDVLIELNDLEENCQNILTKLTKQ; the protein is encoded by the coding sequence ATGAATATAAAAACTAAACCAAATCAAACTAGCTACGCTATTGGGGAATTATCAAAAGAGTTTGATATTACTACGCGTAGTATTCGTTTTTATGAAGATCAAGGCCTACTTATGCCTTCACGTAAAGGGCAAACTCGTATTTATAACCAACGAGATAGAGTTAGGCTTAAGTTAATATTACGTGGTAAGCGTTTAGGTTTTTCATTAGCTGAAACGGGAAAACTGTTTGAACTGTATGACGCAGACAAATCAAGCGCAAAACAGTTATCAAGTATGATGGAATTAATCGCAAACAAAAAAAAATCATTAGAGCAGCAGCTTGCTGACATTAACGATGTATTAATTGAGCTAAATGATTTAGAAGAAAATTGTCAAAATATACTAACAAAATTAACAAAACAATAA
- a CDS encoding acetyl-CoA C-acyltransferase: MSQSDPIVIVSALRTPMGGFSGCFSNVTAPELGATAIKAAVAQAKLSNDQVDEVIMGCVLPAGLKQAPARQAAIAADLSLSTVCTTINKVCGSGMKAAMQAHDGLLAGSIEIAVAGGMESMSNAPYLLPNARAGMRMGHGQVIDHMMLDGLENAYDGISMGCFAQETADEAGFSREAMDEFAIRSLSRANAAIESGAFRNEIAPVTVINRRQETIIDTDEQPGNARPEKIPSLRAAFKKDGTITAANSSSISDGGAALVMMKLSTAQARGLTPLCKIVAHATHAQKPAEFTAAPVGAMTKLLEKAGWAADDVDLFEINEAFAMVTMLAVKDMDLDMNKVNVNGGACALGHPLGASGARIMVTLIHALKNKGLSKGIASLCIGGGEATAIALEML, translated from the coding sequence ATGTCACAGAGTGATCCTATTGTAATTGTTTCAGCATTAAGAACCCCTATGGGTGGTTTTAGCGGCTGTTTTTCAAATGTTACAGCCCCCGAACTTGGTGCAACCGCGATAAAAGCTGCTGTAGCTCAAGCGAAATTAAGCAATGATCAAGTCGATGAGGTCATCATGGGGTGTGTTTTACCCGCAGGTTTAAAGCAGGCACCAGCGAGACAAGCAGCTATTGCCGCGGATTTATCTTTATCAACGGTTTGTACCACTATTAATAAAGTGTGTGGATCAGGTATGAAAGCTGCAATGCAAGCTCATGATGGATTACTTGCAGGCTCAATTGAAATTGCTGTTGCTGGCGGGATGGAAAGTATGAGTAATGCACCCTACCTTTTACCCAATGCTAGAGCCGGTATGAGAATGGGGCACGGTCAAGTCATCGATCATATGATGCTTGATGGATTAGAGAATGCCTATGATGGTATTTCTATGGGCTGTTTTGCGCAGGAAACAGCTGATGAAGCAGGTTTTAGTCGTGAAGCGATGGATGAGTTTGCTATCCGCTCTTTATCTCGTGCTAACGCAGCGATTGAGTCAGGCGCTTTTAGAAATGAAATCGCACCCGTCACTGTAATAAATAGACGACAAGAAACCATTATAGATACAGATGAACAACCGGGTAATGCTCGCCCAGAAAAAATACCTTCATTAAGAGCCGCTTTCAAAAAAGATGGAACAATAACCGCTGCGAATTCTAGTTCAATTTCCGATGGTGGCGCAGCGCTAGTTATGATGAAGCTATCAACTGCGCAAGCGCGAGGTTTAACGCCACTTTGTAAAATAGTGGCTCATGCAACTCATGCACAAAAACCAGCTGAATTTACAGCAGCACCTGTAGGTGCAATGACCAAATTATTAGAAAAAGCAGGCTGGGCAGCAGACGATGTTGATTTATTTGAAATCAATGAAGCATTTGCAATGGTGACTATGCTAGCCGTTAAAGATATGGATTTAGATATGAATAAAGTTAATGTTAACGGTGGTGCTTGTGCATTAGGTCATCCATTAGGTGCAAGTGGTGCACGTATTATGGTGACACTTATTCATGCTCTAAAAAATAAAGGCTTATCTAAAGGGATTGCTTCTTTATGCATAGGTGGCGGTGAAGCAACGGCTATTGCCTTGGAAATGTTATAA
- a CDS encoding enoyl-CoA hydratase/isomerase family protein, translating to MTQVVKFQELHCDNGKTIAVITLNSPKSLNALSADMIDLLYPKLKQWQTQENIAAIFLQGEGEKAFCAGGDIVHMYQAMKKLETQENSDGYSPEVIEYFTKEYQLDYLIHTFNKPFIVWGSGIVMGGGLGLMVGGSHRVVTESSRIAMPEISIGLYPDVGGSYFLNRMPDNCGLFLGITGASINAADAKYCHLADYFVANDNKDVFIKQLTQLDWQESSKANHKSLSDLLLSFEQDSASYLPDSKLNEHKALINQVTSFDNLNDIVKSILIAECEDKWFNRAQKSLAHGSALSASIAYKQLQVGKTLSLADCFRMELNLSAKSGQFGEFVEGVRALLIDKDNSPQWHFDSVAAVDNKVVDWFFESKWAKEEHPLLALGL from the coding sequence ATGACTCAAGTAGTAAAATTTCAAGAACTTCATTGTGATAATGGTAAGACAATAGCGGTAATTACCTTAAATTCACCAAAATCATTAAATGCGTTAAGCGCTGACATGATCGATTTACTCTATCCAAAATTAAAGCAGTGGCAAACACAAGAAAATATCGCTGCTATTTTTTTACAAGGTGAAGGAGAAAAAGCTTTTTGTGCTGGCGGTGACATCGTACATATGTATCAAGCGATGAAAAAACTAGAAACGCAAGAGAATTCAGATGGTTATTCTCCAGAGGTCATAGAGTATTTTACCAAAGAATATCAACTAGATTATCTTATCCATACTTTCAATAAACCCTTTATCGTATGGGGAAGTGGCATTGTCATGGGGGGAGGGCTGGGGCTAATGGTTGGCGGTAGCCATCGCGTAGTGACTGAGAGTTCTCGTATTGCAATGCCTGAAATTAGTATTGGTCTGTATCCTGATGTGGGAGGAAGTTACTTTTTAAATCGTATGCCTGATAACTGTGGTTTATTTTTAGGCATTACCGGCGCTTCTATCAATGCAGCCGACGCTAAATATTGTCATTTAGCTGATTATTTTGTGGCAAATGATAATAAAGATGTATTTATAAAGCAGTTAACTCAACTAGATTGGCAAGAATCTTCAAAAGCTAACCATAAGAGTCTTTCTGATCTTTTGTTAAGTTTCGAGCAAGACTCAGCTAGTTACTTACCTGATAGTAAACTTAACGAACACAAGGCCTTAATTAATCAAGTGACTAGTTTCGATAACCTTAATGACATTGTAAAAAGCATATTAATCGCTGAATGCGAAGATAAATGGTTTAATCGAGCACAAAAGTCATTAGCACATGGTAGCGCTTTGAGTGCTTCTATTGCTTATAAACAGCTACAAGTAGGTAAAACATTATCTTTGGCTGACTGCTTCAGAATGGAACTAAACCTCTCCGCTAAATCAGGCCAGTTTGGTGAATTTGTTGAAGGTGTAAGAGCCCTTTTAATTGATAAAGATAATTCCCCTCAATGGCATTTTGACTCTGTTGCTGCTGTTGATAATAAAGTAGTGGATTGGTTTTTTGAATCTAAGTGGGCAAAAGAAGAACACCCGCTATTAGCTTTAGGGCTTTAG
- the mmsB gene encoding 3-hydroxyisobutyrate dehydrogenase: MANIAFIGLGNMGSPMAINLVKAGHQVCVFDLSESAVAQVVAQGATTKASAIECVKNAQFIVSMLPAGKHVEGVYLTAETGLINHIEKGSVVIDSSTIDAATSRKVASALAGQGINFVDAPVSGGVGGAVAGTLSFMVGGSIDEFNQVEPILKTMGKNIFHAGDHGAGQIAKACNNMLLSVLMIGTSEALQLGLANGLDAKVLSNIMSESSGSNWTLDVYNPCPDVMENVPSSNDYKGGFMVDLMAKDLGLAMDTAVDSQSSTPMGALARNLYVMHAASGNGGKDFSSIFNLFNK, translated from the coding sequence ATGGCAAATATAGCATTTATCGGTTTAGGTAATATGGGGAGCCCAATGGCTATTAACTTAGTTAAAGCAGGACATCAAGTTTGTGTCTTTGATTTATCTGAGTCTGCCGTCGCTCAAGTTGTCGCTCAAGGTGCTACGACTAAAGCAAGTGCAATCGAGTGTGTGAAAAATGCACAGTTTATTGTTTCCATGCTGCCTGCAGGAAAGCATGTTGAAGGGGTTTATTTAACAGCTGAAACAGGATTAATTAACCATATTGAAAAAGGTAGTGTCGTTATTGATTCTTCAACGATTGATGCTGCAACATCGCGTAAAGTAGCTTCCGCATTAGCAGGCCAAGGTATTAATTTTGTTGATGCTCCTGTCTCTGGTGGCGTTGGCGGTGCAGTTGCTGGCACATTAAGCTTTATGGTGGGAGGATCTATTGATGAGTTTAACCAAGTAGAACCCATTTTAAAAACTATGGGTAAAAATATTTTCCACGCAGGTGATCATGGCGCAGGGCAAATAGCCAAAGCCTGTAATAATATGTTGTTGTCTGTATTAATGATTGGTACGAGTGAAGCATTACAATTAGGTTTAGCAAATGGGTTAGATGCAAAGGTTTTATCTAACATTATGAGTGAAAGTTCAGGCAGTAATTGGACATTAGATGTTTATAATCCGTGCCCGGATGTAATGGAAAATGTTCCCTCATCAAACGATTATAAAGGTGGATTTATGGTTGACTTGATGGCAAAAGACTTAGGTTTAGCTATGGATACAGCAGTTGATAGTCAATCATCAACCCCTATGGGAGCATTAGCACGTAATTTGTATGTAATGCATGCGGCGTCGGGTAATGGTGGAAAGGACTTCTCCAGCATATTTAACCTATTTAACAAATAA
- a CDS encoding SDR family oxidoreductase encodes MNLENKTIVITGGGQGLGRTMAINFAQSGANIALIDLNEALLEETVALIEEKGVTVKYYLANVSNEEQVESTFKQINEDFNGIDGLINNAGILRDGMFVKAKDGVVSKKMSLAQFQSVIDVNLTGVFLCGREAAVHMIESGRKGVIINMSSIARGGNIGQTNYAAAKAGVVAMTTTWARELGRHGIRVGAIAPGVIRTAMTDAMKPEMRDRLEKMKPVGRLGEAEEIAHTAKYIFENEFFSGRVVEVDGGLAM; translated from the coding sequence ATGAACTTAGAGAATAAAACAATTGTCATTACTGGTGGTGGTCAAGGTCTAGGCCGTACAATGGCAATTAACTTTGCTCAAAGTGGAGCCAATATAGCGTTAATTGATTTAAATGAAGCATTATTGGAAGAAACAGTAGCACTTATTGAAGAAAAAGGCGTAACAGTTAAATACTATTTAGCAAACGTGAGTAATGAAGAGCAAGTTGAATCGACCTTTAAGCAAATTAATGAGGACTTTAATGGTATCGATGGCTTAATTAATAATGCAGGCATATTACGTGATGGTATGTTTGTTAAAGCTAAAGATGGTGTAGTAAGTAAAAAAATGTCATTAGCGCAATTCCAATCTGTAATTGATGTTAATTTAACGGGTGTTTTTCTGTGTGGTAGAGAAGCTGCAGTGCATATGATTGAGTCTGGTCGTAAAGGTGTCATTATTAATATGTCATCAATCGCACGTGGTGGAAACATAGGACAAACTAATTACGCTGCAGCAAAAGCTGGTGTGGTTGCGATGACAACAACATGGGCAAGAGAGTTAGGTCGACACGGTATTCGTGTTGGGGCAATAGCACCTGGTGTTATACGTACTGCTATGACTGATGCGATGAAACCGGAAATGCGAGATAGATTAGAAAAAATGAAACCCGTTGGGCGCTTGGGTGAAGCAGAAGAAATTGCACATACTGCAAAATACATTTTTGAAAATGAATTTTTCAGTGGCAGGGTGGTAGAAGTTGATGGTGGATTGGCAATGTAA